In the genome of Gemmatimonadota bacterium, one region contains:
- a CDS encoding DUF3047 domain-containing protein, whose product MIRNIFWNLLKIGFLIFPCVVQAQDRVAVDMGGDWLRRDWDDCGENVTGQHRDGVFAIRSDHAAALFWQVPTKNGTALSIDRSQDWIKRCDRPPRSFGKDVREQAQGQYDLISATEYPYISWRWRVSNTIDDSGTADHKGKIQKSGDDFAAKIGISVLNTRGKLREVAYLWTRTIPEETSLTQVTSVALGIVKYKWYRIVAESGDQNVNQWVGESRNFYRDFKRFYPDEEPAEVVRVYLMSDSDNTGSKVTGAFADLMFHRKRP is encoded by the coding sequence ATGATTCGTAATATTTTTTGGAATTTGCTCAAGATAGGCTTTTTAATTTTCCCGTGTGTTGTGCAAGCGCAGGACCGCGTTGCAGTGGATATGGGGGGCGATTGGCTTCGGCGCGATTGGGACGATTGCGGCGAGAATGTTACTGGGCAACATCGAGATGGCGTGTTTGCGATTCGCAGCGATCATGCGGCGGCACTTTTCTGGCAGGTGCCGACAAAGAATGGCACGGCGTTGTCAATTGATCGCAGTCAGGATTGGATCAAGCGCTGTGACCGACCACCCAGGAGCTTTGGGAAGGATGTCCGCGAACAGGCGCAGGGGCAGTATGATCTCATATCTGCAACTGAGTATCCCTATATTTCATGGCGCTGGCGGGTCAGCAATACGATTGATGATAGCGGGACAGCGGATCACAAAGGCAAGATTCAGAAATCGGGCGATGATTTTGCAGCTAAGATCGGTATTTCGGTTCTCAATACCAGAGGGAAGCTGCGGGAGGTTGCCTATCTCTGGACGCGGACCATACCCGAAGAGACTTCGCTGACACAGGTGACGTCTGTTGCGCTGGGAATTGTGAAATATAAGTGGTATCGCATTGTTGCCGAGAGCGGGGATCAAAATGTGAATCAATGGGTTGGGGAGTCGCGCAATTTTTATCGGGATTTCAAGCGATTTTATCCCGATGAAGAACCCGCAGAAGTTGTGCGCGTATATCTCATGTCTGATTCGGATAATACGGGTAGTAAGGTGACGGGCGCGTTTGCCGATCTCATGTTTCATCGGAAGCGACCTTAG
- a CDS encoding VOC family protein, whose amino-acid sequence MESDFDYQMPSYTTLMVHDLNISTRWYCDTLGFSLISQMPGAQGDPIMSHLRWAPHADLILMEEGPNSLIASIRGAGVTLNFTVLRESVDAIAERVRRDGNVQVSGPHDRPWNAREVIVIDPNGYRLNFTEPLRAPVDGDDLMNDVKKEITLN is encoded by the coding sequence GTGGAATCCGATTTCGACTACCAGATGCCGTCCTATACAACTCTGATGGTTCACGATCTCAATATATCTACGCGGTGGTATTGCGATACGCTCGGTTTTTCTCTAATTTCACAGATGCCAGGTGCCCAGGGCGATCCCATTATGTCGCATTTGCGCTGGGCTCCTCATGCGGATTTGATTCTGATGGAGGAGGGGCCAAACTCATTGATAGCATCCATAAGGGGTGCGGGCGTTACGCTCAATTTTACAGTGTTGCGCGAGTCGGTTGATGCGATTGCGGAACGGGTGCGACGCGATGGCAATGTCCAGGTTTCCGGTCCGCACGATCGCCCGTGGAATGCGCGCGAGGTTATTGTGATAGATCCCAATGGGTATCGGCTGAATTTTACAGAGCCGTTGCGCGCACCTGTTGATGGCGATGATTTGATGAATGATGTTAAAAAAGAAATCACTTTGAATTGA
- a CDS encoding gamma-glutamyltransferase family protein produces MPVMARNVVATSQPLAAQAGLQMLLKGGNAADAALATAMALTVVEPNMNGIGSDAFCILWDGEQIYGLNASGRSPKAWSPEFFAGHAVMPQRGWDAVTVPGCVSAWAEVSERFGVLPFEALFEPAIHYARDGFVVSPITGHSWAQAVYNYGDMPDWMATFAPGGRAPKIGEKFVCGAQARTLERIAETGGEAFYSGDLAEKIAAHAKRTGGAMTEEDLSEHRADWVDTMTMDFGDYTLHEIPPNGQGIAALIALGILENWDLSGYAVDSADSLHLQIEAMKLAYADTHRYVSDPGTRDIEFAQLLDPDYLAQRARSIDLKRAGMPTFGMPRGDTVYLTAADADGMMVSFIQSNYMGFGSGIVIPDTGISMQNRGAGFVLTEDHPNRVDGGKRPYHTIIPAFATREGQPVMSFGVMGGHMQPQGHAQMMIRIFAYGQNPQAACDAPRWQVFGDLSVGIEPGVDAGVLDDLRARGHDIQIPPAIGYGGGQLIYKLDDGYCAASDPRKDGLAVGY; encoded by the coding sequence ATGCCGGTTATGGCGCGCAATGTGGTTGCGACTTCTCAACCGCTGGCCGCTCAGGCGGGGTTGCAGATGTTGCTCAAAGGTGGCAATGCCGCAGATGCAGCTCTGGCAACAGCGATGGCGCTTACGGTTGTTGAACCCAATATGAATGGTATAGGCAGCGATGCGTTTTGCATTTTGTGGGATGGCGAGCAAATATATGGTCTCAATGCATCGGGGCGTTCTCCAAAAGCGTGGTCGCCCGAATTTTTTGCTGGGCACGCGGTGATGCCTCAGCGCGGTTGGGATGCCGTGACTGTGCCTGGCTGTGTTTCGGCATGGGCCGAGGTTTCAGAGCGGTTTGGCGTGTTGCCGTTTGAGGCGTTGTTTGAACCCGCGATTCACTATGCCCGCGATGGTTTTGTAGTTTCGCCTATTACCGGGCATAGCTGGGCACAGGCTGTGTATAATTACGGCGATATGCCCGATTGGATGGCGACTTTTGCACCCGGGGGACGCGCGCCGAAAATTGGGGAGAAATTTGTGTGTGGCGCACAGGCGCGTACGCTTGAGCGCATTGCGGAGACAGGAGGAGAGGCGTTCTATTCGGGAGATCTGGCAGAGAAGATCGCTGCGCATGCCAAACGCACTGGCGGTGCGATGACAGAAGAAGACCTATCAGAGCATCGGGCAGATTGGGTGGATACGATGACGATGGATTTTGGGGATTATACGTTGCACGAAATTCCGCCGAATGGTCAGGGCATTGCGGCACTGATCGCGCTGGGAATACTGGAGAATTGGGATTTGTCCGGGTATGCTGTTGATTCGGCGGATAGTTTACATCTTCAGATTGAGGCGATGAAGTTGGCGTATGCGGATACGCACAGGTACGTGTCTGATCCGGGTACGAGGGATATTGAGTTCGCGCAATTGCTCGATCCGGATTATCTGGCGCAACGCGCGAGGTCGATTGATCTGAAAAGGGCGGGGATGCCCACTTTTGGCATGCCGCGTGGGGATACGGTTTATCTTACGGCGGCAGATGCAGATGGGATGATGGTTTCGTTTATTCAGTCCAATTATATGGGTTTTGGATCTGGTATTGTGATTCCGGATACGGGTATTAGTATGCAGAACCGGGGCGCGGGTTTTGTTTTGACGGAGGACCATCCCAATCGCGTAGATGGGGGCAAGCGACCGTATCATACGATTATTCCAGCGTTTGCGACCCGAGAGGGCCAACCGGTGATGTCTTTCGGCGTTATGGGTGGGCACATGCAGCCGCAAGGTCACGCGCAGATGATGATTCGGATTTTTGCTTATGGTCAAAATCCACAGGCTGCGTGTGATGCGCCCCGATGGCAGGTTTTTGGGGATTTGAGCGTGGGTATTGAGCCAGGTGTGGATGCCGGTGTGCTGGACGATCTTCGCGCCCGCGGGCACGATATCCAAATTCCACCAGCTATTGGATATGGCGGGGGTCAACTCATTTATAAATTGGACGACGGTTATTGCGCGGCTTCCGATCCCCGCAAGGATGGTCTGGCAGTGGGGTATTGA
- a CDS encoding class I SAM-dependent methyltransferase, whose protein sequence is MSKRKDTAWQARGLAQKYLKNIRQAIPLSDEQIAVMCRVINADDHGVNTVLDLGCGDGILGAAVIEYHPDARGVFVDFSEAMIEAAQKRFGETASQHRFVIGDYATSDWLSLVADDAPYDAIVSGFSIHHQSDERKREVYGEIFDLLSPNGVFVNVEHVLSPSKWVESRFADRFIDALCDSVTRRDPNASRDEIARAYYYRDDKQANILASVEAQCEWLRAIGFSDVDCYFKLFELAVFGGRKTG, encoded by the coding sequence ATGAGTAAACGCAAAGATACAGCCTGGCAGGCGCGAGGTCTGGCGCAGAAATATCTCAAGAATATTCGGCAGGCAATTCCGCTGTCCGATGAGCAGATTGCCGTTATGTGCCGGGTGATTAATGCGGATGATCACGGGGTCAATACTGTGCTCGATCTGGGGTGTGGGGATGGCATACTCGGCGCCGCGGTTATTGAATACCACCCGGATGCACGCGGCGTTTTTGTGGATTTTTCTGAGGCTATGATCGAGGCTGCACAGAAGCGGTTTGGGGAAACAGCTTCACAGCACCGTTTTGTTATTGGCGATTATGCAACGTCCGATTGGCTCAGTCTGGTTGCAGATGACGCGCCTTATGACGCGATTGTATCGGGTTTTTCAATTCATCATCAGAGCGATGAACGCAAGCGCGAAGTTTATGGCGAGATTTTTGATCTGCTTTCTCCCAATGGCGTGTTTGTCAATGTCGAGCATGTTCTCTCTCCGTCGAAGTGGGTTGAGTCGCGTTTTGCAGATCGCTTTATTGACGCGCTTTGCGATTCTGTTACGCGGCGAGATCCAAATGCTTCTCGCGATGAAATCGCGCGGGCGTATTATTATCGCGATGACAAACAGGCGAATATTCTCGCGTCTGTTGAAGCTCAATGCGAATGGCTCAGAGCTATTGGTTTTTCAGATGTAGATTGTTATTTCAAGCTGTTTGAACTGGCTGTTTTTGGCGGGAGAAAAACTGGATAA